One genomic window of Pseudoxanthomonas sp. includes the following:
- a CDS encoding LysR substrate-binding domain-containing protein produces the protein MPGCSASAWGRSSMNLVQLQCLVAIADADLRLDLAAIHAGVSQRALLGHIKQIEQELGLNLVLRRGRALEALTRTGAGVVRRARTVLDGVASIRDSGAYEDAGQAGALVIAATHTQARYLLPAPLAALRRLYPRLSLVLQEPVPRRKGRVAGLRADLIIHSTSGEAPVAEIAIPIYRWKRSLVVLPGHPLARLGRPPTLSDLIEHPLIGHASANRVPSFLQRAYQGHALQPQLSISTPNADLVKAYVRNGAGVGILPQVTIVESDDDLLQLPAPEQIDGGTTWMIVPGDRPLRDCVESLVHLLAPHLSTTALSARLRGTRIGKSPEIPDWEPPKADEGSGAGLGDSPGRHRLEAPSGVSC, from the coding sequence ATGCCCGGGTGTTCGGCGAGCGCATGGGGGAGGTCTTCCATGAATCTGGTGCAGTTGCAATGCCTGGTCGCCATCGCTGATGCCGACCTGAGACTGGATCTCGCGGCGATCCACGCCGGTGTTTCCCAACGCGCTCTGCTGGGGCATATCAAGCAGATCGAACAGGAGCTCGGCCTGAACCTGGTGCTGCGTCGCGGGCGCGCGCTCGAAGCGCTGACCAGGACCGGGGCAGGCGTGGTCAGGCGCGCGCGGACGGTGCTGGATGGGGTGGCGTCGATCCGTGATTCCGGTGCGTACGAGGATGCAGGACAGGCAGGCGCACTGGTGATCGCGGCCACGCATACCCAGGCCAGGTATTTATTGCCCGCACCGCTGGCCGCGCTGCGCCGCCTGTATCCCAGGCTATCGCTCGTGCTGCAGGAACCAGTGCCCAGGCGCAAAGGCCGAGTCGCTGGACTGCGCGCCGACCTCATCATCCATAGCACCTCCGGCGAAGCGCCGGTCGCGGAAATCGCCATCCCGATCTACCGGTGGAAGCGAAGCCTGGTCGTGTTGCCGGGGCATCCGTTGGCGCGTCTCGGCAGGCCACCCACGTTGTCCGACTTGATCGAGCATCCCCTCATCGGGCATGCGTCCGCCAATCGTGTGCCGTCCTTCCTGCAGCGTGCCTATCAAGGTCACGCCCTGCAGCCGCAACTGTCGATCAGCACGCCGAACGCCGACCTGGTGAAGGCCTACGTGCGCAATGGCGCCGGTGTTGGCATCCTGCCGCAGGTCACGATCGTCGAATCGGACGACGACCTGCTGCAGCTTCCCGCGCCGGAGCAGATCGATGGTGGAACGACCTGGATGATCGTGCCCGGCGACCGTCCGCTGCGTGACTGCGTGGAGTCACTGGTTCACCTGCTCGCGCCGCATCTCTCGACCACGGCGCTGTCGGCGCGATTGCGCGGGACGCGCATCGGCAAGTCGCCGGAGATCCCCGATTGGGAACCGCCGAAGGCGGACGAAGGGTCTGGCGCGGGGTTGGGCGACTCCCCTGGCCGGCACCGTTTGGAAGCGCCTTCCGGCGTCAGCTGCTGA
- a CDS encoding MFS transporter, which produces MRTSWRHLALINAVSFLAQTVQIGTVPPALALRLEAAGASPTSIGCVAAAPWVAILIFGRGVPAVLNRAGFVTSTLAGLALSALPLFGMASVADPLALFGLNFISGLGLILRWIACDTWITAVAPAEIRGRAIGMHETFMGCGIAAGPIVLAVSRVPLLVCAALLAISALLLLALWRADVRIRTEVSAMPAHAARGGGLRMLMAAGALAGLAETSAISFLPLMAQQANWALGAAAVLFGFGLGGTLLQVPVGWLADGYGDRIAQRLIGSVVLGGAVAIPFCTAHAGLLAVVLFLWGGAVGGANTLAVIEAGKRAGMHQVSPAMTAIALAYTVGSIVGPVLVGASQALLPMFGLAGVVALAAGGFLLMEARRPG; this is translated from the coding sequence ATGCGAACGTCCTGGCGTCATCTGGCCCTGATCAACGCGGTGTCATTCCTGGCGCAGACGGTGCAGATCGGCACCGTGCCTCCCGCGCTGGCCTTGCGGCTTGAAGCGGCGGGCGCCTCGCCAACCAGCATCGGATGCGTCGCTGCCGCACCGTGGGTCGCGATTCTGATCTTCGGGCGCGGCGTCCCGGCGGTGTTGAACCGCGCGGGATTCGTGACATCGACCCTGGCCGGGCTCGCGTTGTCCGCGCTGCCGTTGTTCGGGATGGCATCCGTAGCCGATCCGCTGGCGCTGTTCGGGCTGAACTTCATCTCCGGCCTTGGACTCATCCTGCGCTGGATCGCCTGCGATACCTGGATCACTGCGGTTGCACCGGCCGAGATCCGGGGGCGCGCGATCGGCATGCACGAGACCTTCATGGGCTGTGGCATCGCCGCTGGTCCCATCGTGCTGGCAGTGAGCCGGGTGCCGCTGCTGGTCTGTGCGGCGCTGCTGGCGATAAGTGCATTGCTGTTGCTGGCGCTATGGCGTGCCGATGTGCGAATACGCACGGAGGTCTCCGCAATGCCGGCCCATGCGGCGCGCGGTGGCGGGTTGCGAATGCTCATGGCGGCCGGGGCGCTCGCCGGCCTGGCCGAAACCTCCGCGATCTCGTTCCTTCCGCTGATGGCGCAGCAGGCCAACTGGGCACTGGGCGCGGCTGCGGTCCTGTTTGGATTCGGGTTGGGCGGCACGCTGCTGCAGGTTCCGGTCGGCTGGCTGGCGGACGGATACGGTGATCGCATCGCGCAGCGCCTCATCGGGTCGGTCGTACTGGGCGGCGCGGTCGCCATTCCGTTCTGCACCGCGCATGCAGGCCTGTTGGCTGTGGTGCTGTTCCTATGGGGCGGGGCCGTGGGTGGGGCCAACACGCTTGCCGTCATCGAAGCCGGCAAGCGGGCCGGAATGCATCAGGTCTCGCCGGCAATGACCGCGATCGCGCTGGCCTATACAGTCGGCAGCATCGTCGGCCCCGTGCTGGTGGGCGCCTCGCAAGCGCTGTTGCCGATGTTTGGCCTGGCCGGCGTGGTCGCGCTCGCGGCAGGCGGATTCCTCCTGATGGAAGCGCGAAGGCCGGGGTGA
- a CDS encoding protein-disulfide reductase DsbD translates to MTHLKLLLALALLSCAARLPAAETDSLLPVDQAFSLQRQVLPDGQVNLRWNIAPGYYLYRHRTRVTAPEGRLDLPEGEHHDDPYFGPVQTYRGQLQAQWHPVQRGAATLDLQYQGCADAGVCYPPQRRQVALQGAADWTIVRGAATTTAAADASATSTGPAATPVVTASAGKEAAPADRPGSQLDATFWLAIGLALLGGLVLNLMPCVLPILSLKVLSLANSGASPGRARAHALSYTGGVLVSFALAGIAVLSLRAFGHGVGWGAQLQQPLVVAGLAYLMVALGLGLSGVYTPSGAFAGAGQGLASKPGLAGDFFTGVLACVVASPCVAPFMGTALAYAFVAPPTLALLVFLALGLGLALPFLLVGIVPAFARFLPRPGAWMDTLKQVLAYPLYLTAAWLLWVLGKQRGVDALVLVLGGSIMLAAGLWWFERHRWQGRTTFAVSGLLVAVAALAPLWIVAYSQPANTSRVVSDDAYTPQRLQQLRDERRTVFVNMTADWCVTCKANEHAVLDTSAFKTLLQQTGTVALRGDWTSGDPAITRFLDEHGAVGVPLYVVYRPGQPPRVLSGLLNQDRLASALR, encoded by the coding sequence ATGACGCACCTGAAGTTGCTCCTGGCGCTGGCCCTGCTGTCATGCGCCGCGCGTTTGCCTGCCGCAGAGACCGACAGCCTGCTTCCGGTCGACCAGGCCTTCAGCCTGCAGCGACAGGTCCTGCCCGATGGCCAGGTGAACCTGCGCTGGAACATCGCGCCAGGCTATTACCTGTATCGCCATCGCACGCGTGTCACCGCGCCGGAGGGCCGCCTGGACCTGCCCGAGGGCGAGCATCACGACGATCCGTACTTCGGCCCGGTCCAGACCTATCGCGGCCAGCTGCAGGCCCAGTGGCATCCGGTGCAACGTGGCGCGGCCACGCTGGATCTCCAGTACCAGGGTTGTGCCGACGCAGGCGTCTGCTATCCGCCGCAACGTCGCCAGGTCGCTTTGCAGGGCGCGGCTGACTGGACCATCGTCCGCGGTGCCGCGACCACCACCGCAGCCGCAGATGCGTCCGCCACATCCACTGGACCGGCAGCCACACCTGTTGTTACCGCAAGCGCCGGCAAGGAAGCAGCTCCGGCCGACCGTCCGGGTTCGCAGCTGGACGCCACCTTCTGGCTGGCCATCGGCCTGGCGCTGCTGGGCGGCCTGGTCCTCAACCTGATGCCGTGCGTCCTGCCGATCCTGTCGTTGAAGGTCCTCAGCCTGGCCAACAGCGGCGCCAGTCCCGGGCGCGCACGCGCGCATGCGCTGTCGTACACCGGCGGCGTGCTGGTCTCGTTCGCATTGGCAGGCATCGCGGTGCTGTCGCTGCGCGCATTCGGCCACGGCGTCGGCTGGGGCGCACAACTGCAGCAGCCGCTGGTCGTGGCCGGGCTGGCCTATCTGATGGTCGCCCTGGGCCTGGGACTCTCCGGCGTTTACACACCGAGCGGCGCGTTCGCCGGTGCCGGCCAGGGCCTGGCCAGCAAGCCAGGCCTGGCTGGCGATTTCTTCACCGGCGTGCTGGCCTGCGTGGTCGCCAGCCCTTGCGTGGCACCGTTCATGGGCACGGCACTGGCCTATGCGTTCGTGGCCCCACCGACGCTGGCACTACTGGTGTTCCTGGCGCTGGGACTGGGCCTGGCGCTGCCGTTCCTGCTGGTCGGCATCGTCCCTGCGTTCGCCCGGTTCCTGCCGCGACCGGGCGCATGGATGGACACGCTCAAGCAGGTCCTGGCCTATCCTCTCTACCTCACCGCCGCCTGGCTGCTCTGGGTCCTGGGCAAGCAGCGCGGCGTGGACGCGCTGGTCCTGGTGCTCGGTGGCAGCATCATGCTGGCGGCGGGCCTGTGGTGGTTCGAACGCCATCGCTGGCAAGGGCGCACCACGTTCGCGGTTTCAGGATTGCTGGTTGCCGTCGCCGCGCTTGCGCCGCTGTGGATCGTGGCCTACAGCCAGCCCGCGAACACCAGCCGTGTCGTGTCCGATGACGCCTACACCCCACAACGCCTGCAGCAACTGCGCGACGAACGCCGCACGGTGTTCGTCAACATGACCGCCGACTGGTGCGTGACCTGCAAGGCCAACGAACACGCAGTGCTCGACACCAGCGCCTTCAAGACCTTGCTGCAGCAGACCGGCACCGTCGCGTTGCGCGGCGACTGGACCAGTGGCGATCCGGCCATTACCCGCTTCCTGGATGAACACGGCGCGGTCGGCGTCCCACTGTACGTCGTCTATCGCCCCGGACAACCACCACGCGTGTTGTCCGGGCTGCTCAACCAGGACCGCCTGGCCAGCGCGCTGCGCTGA
- a CDS encoding TonB-dependent receptor, with amino-acid sequence MKHSTVRNAAKTSPRILPLASLLGAMVAAWSSPAQESRSGSGPSPDGSNTAASTLDAVLVTGSRSSTRTVKNSSTPIDVVSAQDLAATGKGSLLEALQYALPSLSQNGGYQGDQESLIRGYRLRNLSPGYTLVLVNGKRRNTSAYASSGTFAGHAWTDLALIPVSAIDHVEVLRDGASAIYGSDAIAGVINVILKSQSRGGGVSVESGQSTAGDGARTTLRANLGLPWGQDGFLDIAAEVTNQEHAIRSLAYRDGYLSYPAVDGSGNLVKLGANNTLPAGTTANPAEATRNAQAQTIYSSPAYDLKSLSLNAGRSLSDALDFYATATVSDRTAEAIQNFRLPNTVFSNNAGALSVWPDGFAPVIQTKEQEYTGTTGIKGSFGAWSLDASVTGNRDTIRTYTRDSVNYSLTYPGSPTDFYDGKVDYQQYIGNFDARRAFEVGFLDSPLDFSAGLEYQYERYARSPGQWESYYGSGASAFIGFQPADSARATRNSKAVYVGASANVTRRWFLDLAGRYEDHSDFGDVSTGRISTRFDVSDSFGVRATVSNGFHAPSLAAQYYQVTSNSPTASYLTASVNSAAARALGAVPLQPEKANNYSVGFTYDPNQGFHAAVDFYQIDVRDQLGASSYVGYNAANPDAVTDYSGAVLTADQKAAIDALLANAGVTIPDGQAYFVKYFTNIGDTRTRGVELTLEASQDTRWGRFRYNYAINASRTEITKVAQVPQALQALPNLSLLTQSTEYSLRYGSPAYTQVAGIGWNRGALGLNLNFQYFGPLRQLSNGYKYQIDPRLLTSISGSYDVGGGWSVGLGVDNLFNEKTRFQPDQALTASSLAAWQEVYNTADRVSTVGAYWYGRISFAF; translated from the coding sequence ATGAAGCACAGCACTGTCCGCAACGCTGCAAAGACATCGCCCCGCATCCTTCCTCTGGCCTCGCTGCTCGGGGCGATGGTCGCTGCCTGGTCCAGCCCGGCCCAGGAAAGCAGATCCGGTTCCGGGCCATCGCCCGACGGTTCGAATACCGCTGCATCGACCCTGGATGCGGTGCTGGTGACCGGCTCGCGCAGCAGCACGCGCACGGTCAAGAACAGCTCGACGCCCATCGACGTGGTGAGCGCGCAAGACCTGGCCGCGACGGGCAAGGGCAGCCTGCTGGAAGCGTTGCAGTACGCGCTGCCTTCGCTGAGCCAGAACGGTGGCTACCAGGGTGACCAGGAGAGCCTGATTCGCGGCTACCGCCTGCGCAACCTCTCGCCGGGCTACACGCTGGTGCTGGTCAATGGCAAACGCCGTAACACCAGTGCCTATGCCAGCTCGGGGACCTTCGCCGGCCATGCCTGGACCGACCTGGCGTTGATCCCGGTATCGGCGATCGACCACGTCGAAGTGCTGCGCGATGGCGCATCCGCGATCTACGGATCGGACGCGATTGCCGGCGTGATCAACGTCATCCTCAAATCGCAATCGCGCGGCGGTGGTGTTTCGGTGGAAAGCGGCCAGAGCACTGCGGGTGACGGCGCACGGACCACGCTGCGCGCCAACCTCGGCCTGCCCTGGGGACAGGATGGATTCCTCGACATCGCTGCGGAGGTCACCAACCAGGAGCATGCCATCCGGTCGTTGGCCTACCGCGATGGCTATCTGAGCTATCCGGCGGTGGACGGCAGCGGCAACCTGGTCAAGCTGGGCGCAAACAACACCTTGCCTGCCGGCACCACGGCAAACCCCGCCGAAGCAACGCGCAACGCACAGGCGCAGACCATCTACAGCTCGCCCGCGTACGACCTGAAATCGCTGTCGCTCAATGCTGGCCGCAGCCTCTCCGATGCGCTGGATTTCTACGCCACCGCAACCGTCAGCGACCGCACCGCCGAGGCGATCCAGAACTTCCGCCTGCCCAATACGGTGTTCAGCAACAACGCCGGCGCACTGTCGGTCTGGCCGGATGGCTTCGCACCGGTGATCCAGACCAAGGAACAGGAATACACCGGGACCACGGGCATCAAAGGCAGCTTCGGTGCATGGAGTCTGGATGCCAGCGTGACCGGCAACCGCGACACCATCCGCACCTACACGCGCGATTCGGTCAACTACAGCCTGACCTATCCGGGCAGCCCTACCGACTTCTACGATGGCAAGGTCGACTACCAGCAGTACATCGGCAACTTCGATGCACGCCGTGCGTTTGAAGTGGGGTTCCTGGATTCGCCACTGGATTTCAGTGCTGGGTTGGAATACCAGTACGAGCGCTATGCCCGTTCTCCAGGGCAATGGGAGTCCTATTACGGCTCCGGCGCCTCGGCCTTCATCGGCTTCCAGCCGGCGGATTCGGCACGGGCCACGCGCAACAGCAAGGCGGTCTACGTGGGCGCCTCGGCCAACGTGACACGTCGCTGGTTCCTGGACCTGGCCGGCCGCTACGAGGACCACTCCGACTTCGGCGATGTTTCCACTGGCCGCATTTCCACCCGGTTCGACGTGAGCGACAGCTTCGGCGTGCGCGCCACGGTCAGCAACGGCTTCCATGCGCCCAGCCTGGCTGCGCAGTACTACCAGGTGACCAGTAATTCGCCCACGGCGAGCTATCTGACCGCGTCGGTCAATTCGGCCGCCGCCCGTGCACTCGGTGCGGTGCCGCTGCAGCCGGAAAAGGCCAACAACTACAGCGTTGGCTTCACCTATGACCCGAATCAGGGCTTTCATGCGGCGGTGGATTTCTACCAGATCGACGTGCGCGACCAACTGGGAGCCTCCAGCTATGTCGGCTACAACGCCGCCAATCCCGATGCGGTCACCGACTACAGCGGTGCGGTGCTGACGGCGGACCAGAAGGCGGCCATCGATGCGTTGCTGGCCAATGCCGGTGTGACCATTCCCGATGGCCAGGCGTACTTCGTCAAGTACTTCACCAACATCGGCGATACGCGCACGCGCGGCGTGGAGCTGACCCTGGAAGCCAGCCAGGACACCCGTTGGGGACGTTTCCGCTACAACTACGCGATCAACGCCAGCAGGACCGAGATCACCAAGGTCGCGCAGGTTCCCCAGGCGTTGCAGGCACTGCCCAACCTCTCGCTGCTGACCCAGAGCACCGAATACAGCCTGCGCTACGGCTCGCCTGCCTACACACAGGTGGCAGGCATCGGCTGGAACCGCGGTGCGCTGGGGTTGAACCTCAATTTCCAGTACTTCGGTCCACTCAGGCAGCTCAGCAACGGCTACAAGTACCAGATCGATCCACGCCTGTTGACCAGCATCAGCGGCAGCTACGACGTGGGCGGCGGCTGGAGCGTGGGACTGGGCGTGGACAACCTGTTCAACGAGAAGACCCGCTTCCAGCCGGACCAGGCGCTGACAGCATCGAGCCTCGCTGCCTGGCAGGAGGTCTATAACACCGCCGACCGCGTCAGCACGGTAGGCGCCTATTGGTACGGCCGGATCAGCTTTGCCTTCTGA
- a CDS encoding YceI family protein, producing the protein MRSLLSLGLALSALAAAPVVAAPATYQLDPTHTDVLFTWNHNGFSFPTGRAAIGTGTLVFDDANPKASHVEVTLPLAQVETHVPKLNDVLKSEKLFDVAKYPEASFRSTAVKATGKGKYEITGDLSLHGVTRPVVLDATLNKIGEHPSRKVPTVGFNATATIKRSEFGIESFLPNIADEVKLHITSEASEATQ; encoded by the coding sequence ATGCGTTCTCTGCTTTCACTGGGCCTGGCCCTGTCTGCGCTGGCTGCCGCTCCCGTCGTCGCCGCGCCCGCGACCTACCAGCTCGATCCCACGCATACCGACGTGTTGTTCACCTGGAATCACAACGGTTTCTCGTTCCCGACCGGGCGCGCTGCGATCGGTACAGGCACGCTGGTGTTCGACGACGCCAATCCGAAGGCATCGCACGTCGAGGTCACCTTGCCCCTAGCCCAGGTCGAGACACATGTGCCCAAGCTCAACGATGTGCTCAAAAGCGAGAAGCTGTTCGACGTAGCCAAGTATCCGGAAGCCAGCTTCCGCAGCACTGCGGTCAAGGCGACGGGCAAGGGCAAGTACGAGATCACCGGCGATCTGAGCCTGCATGGCGTCACCAGGCCGGTGGTGCTGGATGCCACCTTGAACAAGATCGGCGAACACCCCAGCCGCAAGGTGCCGACGGTAGGCTTCAACGCGACCGCGACGATCAAGCGCAGCGAATTCGGCATTGAGTCGTTCCTTCCCAATATCGCCGACGAAGTGAAGCTGCACATCACCAGCGAGGCCTCGGAGGCCACGCAGTGA
- a CDS encoding TlpA disulfide reductase family protein, with translation MTLPHFKFSLTVLALIGASLLSHAVTASAVQPAATLQQAPSLRLPDLAGVPRDLSQWRGRPVLLNYWATWCGPCLKELPELEAFSRTQAARPGGIQLVGVAQDDAQPAAALAKRLALSYPQLVEADGPPGSAAAFGNPDGTLPFSVLIDARGRVLKIHHGPLDASELARLSALVEASR, from the coding sequence ATGACATTGCCACACTTCAAATTTTCGCTGACCGTGCTCGCACTGATCGGGGCGTCGCTGCTCAGCCACGCCGTCACCGCCAGCGCCGTGCAACCGGCGGCGACGCTCCAGCAGGCGCCATCGCTGCGCCTGCCTGACCTGGCGGGCGTGCCACGGGACTTGAGCCAATGGCGGGGACGCCCGGTGCTGCTCAACTACTGGGCCACCTGGTGCGGTCCGTGCCTGAAGGAACTGCCGGAACTGGAAGCTTTTTCCAGGACGCAGGCAGCGCGGCCGGGCGGCATCCAACTGGTGGGCGTCGCCCAGGACGACGCACAGCCCGCTGCCGCCCTGGCCAAGCGCCTGGCGCTGAGCTACCCGCAACTCGTCGAAGCAGACGGTCCGCCCGGAAGCGCGGCGGCATTTGGCAACCCGGATGGCACGCTGCCCTTCTCGGTGCTGATCGACGCACGGGGCCGGGTCCTCAAGATCCACCATGGCCCGCTTGATGCCTCCGAACTCGCGCGCCTGTCGGCGTTGGTCGAGGCATCGCGATGA
- a CDS encoding protein-disulfide reductase DsbD domain-containing protein, with product MKPAAGMAAAALLLGSCIAQAQLPGAAPGDAKVVFAPRIASTPDGGRELVLDASIAEGWVLYASDFEQPDVGPQVARLTAKDGTATDGALASVAAKEGHGSNFAGDYRYTYFTDKGQFRQRLASRDGPVNAEIRAQACFEESGLCELVRQRIAVR from the coding sequence GTGAAGCCAGCGGCAGGCATGGCCGCGGCCGCGTTGCTGCTTGGGTCCTGCATCGCCCAGGCGCAACTGCCCGGCGCGGCGCCGGGCGATGCGAAGGTGGTCTTCGCGCCCCGCATCGCATCGACGCCGGATGGCGGACGCGAGTTGGTGCTCGATGCCAGCATCGCCGAAGGCTGGGTGCTGTATGCATCGGATTTCGAACAGCCGGACGTGGGTCCGCAGGTCGCACGGCTGACCGCGAAGGACGGCACGGCGACCGATGGCGCGCTCGCTTCGGTCGCTGCCAAGGAAGGGCACGGCTCCAACTTCGCCGGCGACTACCGCTACACCTACTTCACCGACAAGGGGCAGTTCCGGCAGCGACTGGCGAGCCGGGATGGACCGGTCAACGCGGAGATCCGCGCGCAGGCGTGCTTCGAGGAAAGCGGCCTGTGCGAACTGGTCCGCCAGCGCATCGCAGTGCGCTGA